The Apostichopus japonicus isolate 1M-3 chromosome 12, ASM3797524v1, whole genome shotgun sequence sequence TGACAAAAGGCCCCAGGGGATATTATCTGACTTCGAGATATGAATAGTTTAAGGCCAGATGCCAAGCTGATGCCATTGAATAAGTTGAGAGTTGCATTTAAAGAAGATAATGTCTCATCAAGAAAAACAACAGCATCATCGGCGTATTGTCATATCTTAACTTGATTATGCCCAACTGTAATCACTTTTACGACAATGTTAGACTTAAATTACTACGACAAACTTTCAACACAAAGATTGTATATAAATAACGattatgattatatttatgattattataattatgattattatgatgataattatgattataatgatggttatgattatgattataattttgattatgattatgattatgatgtttatgattacgattacgattaagattatgattatatttatgaaaattataattatgattattatgatgataattataatttatgatgatggttatgattatgattataattttgattatgattatgatcatgatgtttatgattacgattacgattacgattatgattatgattatgaatacgattacgattacggtTACGGTTAcgattatgattatgaatatGATTAGGATTAGAATTACTATGATTTTTTTGATAATGAGTTTATGATACTGGTGATTTTTGTTGTgcgacgggggggggggggaggtggttaGGGGTTATCATCGGTTTAAATGCGGTGACCTTGATTTAATTATCAGTCCAACAGGAGGATCAGTTAACCTTTACGGATACCAGCAGTCCTATTGATGACGTTAATTCGTCATTTTCGGTACTACACAAAAAGCGCAATGTGATTATTTCCCCGAAGCCAAAGATCTGTACATTAAATTACATTCGTTCCTAACGTATTATGAAAGGGATTTATTCATTTGGTTAAGGAGTCGTAAAAACGTGTACATACGTAAAATCCTACCGTTGGTAGAAAACTACGTCTATTGTGTTGTTGAATATTTGTATTATGTTGTCATAGCAACTGAATATACCCATTTTACACAAATTTGGTACAAAGGAAGGAAATATAATGATGAAGTTAGTGTTCTCCTTCATAAAATTTacaagtcaaacatcttttgtaGACAATCTTCTGTTAATGTTTTGTAACTGCTGCTACTTCTGAAACCATTAAAATCAAATGGGGGCCattaaacatgttttcaatACGCAACCAGACTGTTGTTACAATAAGAAATAATCACGTGTCTTCTGCTGTGTTTACATTTTTTGAGGTGTTATAGGATTAATTAAAGCCTTGTTGCAAAGTAAAGTCACATCCTTCTATTATACTAATCAATGCTACGTTTTAATTCTGCTGCCAAACTACACTACAGTTTTGTATAAGCTTAGATGAAACCGTTTACATATAGTATTTTCAATCGAAGCATCTGGAAATCGTCGCCAACACGACAGCCAGAGAAAACCAAGATGGAGATGACGCTCTACTTAGCGCTCATTATCATTTCAGTGGTCCCATACGGTTTGTGTTCATTTATCTGTTTTTTATCAAGTTAAAAGAATAGTCTTCCTAAACTTGCTGTGTAGGCTCAATCATCGACGTAAGTACACACTTTATATGGGGAAAACTAATTCCATGAGAAATTGAATTACAAACCACTTGTCTTTGGTATTAGAGAGTTTGGGTTGAGATAGGAACGATGCGGGTGTGTAGTAAGTGTTACATGGTGTCTATAGGATTGATAGGATTCATTGTTATATAGGGTTATTGACATAGCTTGGCATCGCTCATGTTTCACTATTGGTTACCTCCACGTGATGCAACAATGCAGACTCATGCAACTCTATATATTGCATTAGCTGTTGATAGTTTGTTATCGCGGGTATCCGCTGAATGACAGGAACAAGAAAATGGAGCAGAATTTTGAGATATGTAGTATGTCAATCACACACGAGGAATACAAGAAAGGAGTTAAAACAAGTTTAAATGTAGCATGCAGAGACTGGAATTTTGATATTAATCTCCACAGGATTGTACTTGTGGAGGGGTCTACTTTGATCAAAACGGTGCAAAAGTTATGTAACTacatcaatttgttttgtggaatTTGAAGCAGTTACTGTTAACTGCCCAAGCAGCACAAATGACAAATGAAGAGTGAAGTGCTCACGCACCAGTcgcgtccccccccccccaccctgcgTACGAGTGTTAAAGATAACAGCCTGTGTAGGTTTTTGTCACCActaattttatgtttgtttaacCTTAGATTATGATTATGTTCGTAGATAATATATAAGCTAATATTCGTTCGTAATATATAGGCTGTTATTGGAACATAATAAATATGCTTATGTTcgtacataatattaaaattagcCCATTACCTATcgaaaaaattgaaattgaaaaccaGGGCAATGGGGGTTTGATGCGTTAAAATGGGCCATGCTGTATATCCATGTCATTATTATTAAGGATTACTGTAATCAACTGACATAGCCCATGTTTTGAAATTGTTAACCTCCTCTGAATACATGGACAACAATGCAATACCATGAAGTGATACACAATATAATTGTGTTTGATagttcaaatgttattttctataattattattattattatatttcattttcactgtttccatgttgttttcatacacaaatatatattggATGATGTTTGTTCATGTAAGACAAATGATGGTAAGAAAATAAAAGGGTCAAAAtacttaaaatattaaagaaatgcTACTTGAGGTAAGAGCAGACCATATAGCGATGAAACATCTTACTATTCAATGTCATCATGTTGTTATATACGGTTTGCACTCAAGGTGAAAATTTGTAATAGTCATTTAAAAGTAAATCACTCATTTCGATTATAACTTATATACCATcaagttcctttttttttttttttgactcaGAGACGTTTCTTAGTCTACAAaggatatatttattattaattttaatcaattaaaaaaatgtttgctatGGTATCAGACATATATTGTTTTGAGTGTTAGTGATTTATctgatattttaatatgtaagtATTTTATCTAATATTATTTTTAGTCCGTTTGAAAGTGTGTTATAGCAATTGTTACTGACACAAAAGAATAGCGGTAATCTGGATAATATGTTGAAATGTTACGTCGGAACAATTACACCTGTTTTTCATTTACGCAGTCGACTACATAATATTATCTATATGGGTCCAACAGCAGTTTTCATGATAGCATCGTTGAAATTCAGTACCGGTTACAAATTCGATCTGAACTGTATTGATGTTATACCGATATTTTTGTTATGTTCATACTATTCTTCTCACGTAGCTATTAGTCAATCTTTGGGAGGGGTCGCAGGAGCCACCGAACATCACGTAAAGGGGACGTTTAAATGTACCAGGACTTCACAAGGTACGTCATCAACGACCTCAAGTAGTGAAGGTAAGTTGGAGCTTAGCTGATTTAAGTGTAATATTATCTTATATATGTCTTGCTTTCATAGATTTTAGTATTGTGTCAATAGTTCATACTTTTAGAGACTAAGTctattaagtgtaagattatcttATATATGTCTTGCTTTTACAGATCTTCGTATTGCgtcaattgtctctactttttGAGACCTAGTCTATAAGTGTAAGGTTATCTTATATATGTTTTGGTTTGACAGATCTTCATATtgtgtcaattgtctctactttCAGAGACTAAGTCTATTAATTGTAAGATTATCTTATATATTTCATGCTCTTACAGAGCTTCGTATAGCGTCAATTGTGTCTACTTTTAGAGACTGTAACTATTAAGTGTAAGACTATCTTATATACGTCTTGTTTTGACAGACATTGGTATTTTGTCAATTGTACTTACTTTTAGAGACTAAGTCTGTTTAGTGTAAGATTATCTTATATATGTCTTGTTTTGACAGATCTTCGTATTCTGTCAATTGTCTCTCCTTTTAGAGACTAAGTCTACTTATTTTGCCACATGTCTCAAATGCAACTTGTCTTATTAACGATCATCTACAACCACCCGCTTGGTTGGGCTTTGATGTTGAGAATTGGCAATTCACTTTATAAATCCCTCCAATACAAACTTTCTGACATCACATTGATCGTTCGATTGTAGAAATACGGTCGTCATCTAACATTGATGTCATCTTAGCAAACACAAAAGCTATTGGATTACTCAacttaattataaaattatCTCATTAAAAGAATAAATTATGTTTAGTTCTCACGTAGTCCCAGCAAGTAACGCTTTCCTGCcgttctatatatattttctatttcagCAGCAGCTGACGCTGATGTGACACAGATTACTACATTGGCTCAACATGACACAACAAAATCAACTGAACGACACGATTCTACAACTAAGCAGAGTGTTAAGAGTAAGTGCTTTCGACTGATGGTAGCGAACTATAAACATAAAGTTACCGTTTAATAATTATCAACATGTGTTAATTTCTTATAAAGTTAGTGGTGGACATTTCTTCTAACGATGTCATCATGGTGAACTAACAATGTTTTAAACTCCAATGTAAACTGAAATCTTAggaatttcttttatttcagtagaattgataacaatatttagcaagATATAGATAAAAGTAAATACTTGAAAGATAAATCTTGATgtcattctttttcaattttcgcTCTCCTTTGTCAACGACTGACTTATGACTGGAATAGACCAATCGATTTTTTACCTATTTCAATTtagtgttattgttttatatttatatttttgcagGGAAGACTTAGTctattaagtgtaagattatattgtatatgtctTACTTTGATAGATCTTAGTATTGTGTCAATCGTCTTTACTTTTGGAGACTAAGTctattaagtgtaagattatgttatatatatctTGATTGTACAGATCTTCGTATTGTGTCCattgtctctacttttagaGACTAAGTCTACTTACTTGGCCACATGTCTCAAATGTTACTTGTTGTATTAACGATAAAAACAAAAGCTATTGGATTGCATAACTTAATTATGGAATTATCTCATTAAAAGAATAAATTATGTTTAAGTCTCACGTGTTCCCAGCCAGTAACGCTTTCATGATGTTCCTCATTTTTTTTCGTCAGCAGCAGCAGCTGACGCTGATATGACACACATTACTACGTTGGCTCAACATGACACAACGAAATCCACTGAACGACTCGATTCTACAACAGAGGAGGGAGTTAAGAGTAAGTGCTTTCAATCTATGGTAGCCAACTATGAATATAAAGTAACCGTTGACagacattttaataataatcaacatgtTTTAATTTCCTATAAAGTTAGTGTTGGACATTTCAACATGATATCATCATGGTgaacttaaaatgtttttaattccAATCTAAACTGAAATCTTGGGAAATTGGagaattgaaaacaatatttagcaagaTATAGATCAaaggaaaattattgaaagatgAATCTTTGTCTTTTCACTTTTCTCTGTTCCTTTGTTACCGACTGACTTATGACTGGAATAGACCAATCGATGTACTGGATTAGTAACTATACGTCAACTTGGTCTGACGCAGTGGACAGATGCCGCCAATTGTTCAACAATGGTCACCTCGTGCACATTGACAACGAAGAGGAGTATAATGAAGTAAAGGCCATTCGAGATCAAGCCAACATAGGGGATGCATTCGTCTGGATAGGCATCCATGACTCTGAACAAGAAGgtaacacacaaacacattaaaGCAGCCGTTGTATTTAGTCGATACCTCTTCAAACTGTGCCCtgaaatatgcatatattatatgacaaaaaaataagATTGATTTTGATTACATTAGTCACAACGCTCTCATTGACTTACTTTCACAAAACTGAAAGTCTGCAAGCATCATTTCTCTACCAATAGAGTTTCTTATATTGGGTATCGATGACATGCATTAAAATATCCCCAAAAATAGTTATTGAACTTAAAATTGATAGGTCTTGTTGATGAATTCGAGTAGCCTTTCTAGGTTTTAACATATAGTATTACTTAAAATAGCTAACTAGCggaatatttctgttgttttccACCGCATACAAGACGGAGGGACAAGCGGGGTttgcggtggggggggggggggtgtaatggATGGGATGCAATATTTCTGAGGGTAACAAATTTGAGTAAAGCGAAGATGATGATGAGGTctttgtaatgtaatgtaatgtaatgtaatgtaaataaaatcttatatagcgcagtacgcgcgatgcatctgtgcgctttacaaacaatctagaaaatacaatgccatgaacaatgaaaaaaaacagtaaatacatattacAATCTACAaaaatatacaggaatatgagatcgaaaactattaaaagtactgGTGAAGCGAAAAGCGCTAAAGCAGaatgactacaaaatctacaaattAAATGCTAAAAAGTAATAATTCCAAGTGAAGTtagaacctaaaaaccaacacgacagaacaataaatattgtaGGTAATATTCAGTTAGGTAATTGAGTCGTAGACAATACTAGGATATTAAGTGTAAACTCAATGAACAAATGGTATACCGCTAATACACATACGAATCAGAATCGACAAGTAAAAAcgatattattattgttgttatgatCTTTTCTTGAAATAGTGTACTATGTCGAAAATTGTTGATACTAAAATTGCAGCCAATCCTACACCCACCCTTTTGAGACTCTCAACTGTAACTTGGTGGGTTGGTCTGACTAAACTGGGGGTGGGGATAATATAGGGTGACACTATAAAAAAGGTAGACTGAGATGTAATATCATACGTCGATTAAATGTCAGAGGTGAAAGGTTAAATAAACTAAAACAACATTTTGCCATTTTGCGAGTACGAAGAAGTCAAAATGACCCATGTTAGATATCATACTCACTACTCATTGATCATACGGTCGATGGACTTAAACGTGTTGAGTATGGGTCTTAGTATATCTATATtgcaaattaattaatgaacttGTTGAGTATGTGTCTTGGCATGGGTGTTACACATGTTCCAAAATAACATTATGGTCCACACTTCAAAGAAGGGTATCACAGACAATATGTCTTTAGTGTATGAACGGATACAACACGCCAACGCTAATGTGATCAACTTAGTAATCAATTTAGTAACATAAACTATTCTTTTGGGTGTTTATTAAATACCAAATGACATGATTGAATGTGTAGAAAGTTTATTCACATaacatgtcaaaggtcatgggGTCTGTAAAACACAATTTTCATGTACTCCTTTGAGTCACAGTGATGAACTCGTAGTGGTCATTTACCCAAAGTTTgggatgagatctgcaactccatgtATTGTTAATTTATTGTCTTTGTATTTTCGTTTCAAGGAGAATGGAAATATGAGGACGGTAGCCCACTGACGTATGACAATTGGCGAGACGGAGAACCAAATAATTATAACAACGAAGAAGATTGCGTTGAGATGGGATATGGTCTTTATAACGACCGGGATTGCATGGCTATATTATATTTTTGCTGTGAATATTACCTTGAAGACATCATTAATTAAGAAGGGAAGGAAAGACAGGAATCAAAGAAGTAAAGAACATATTTAATCTTTAAGAACTCTCGCCTTATCTCTTGTTGAGcttcagataatgtaacacATACAGGCATGATATATACTTCAACATTCAGGTAGGACATGACTTACctttcttctccccccccccacccctccatctcTCTTTGTTTCCCCATCTGTCAACCCTCTTCGCATAGCTCTCTTCAACCTTTTTCTCCATACTTCTCGCCTTTGTCCCTCtgcagtttatctcctacctctcctattcccctgttggtttctttcgtCTCTCCATTTCTTGTTCACtaatccttttttctactaatcctcttacatctatctcctttgtgctcattaacctgtctgtattctgtgtttgtatttgtcccttctgttactgttacttgtcatttagcctctgaagaagatcctgctagatcgaaacgtcagactcaattacttttacatataatatatacttgTTATCAGAAGATGAATGCGGACATGTTGGTTCGTCTTAGTACTACTAATTAAACACCAGGTTAGCCCTGGAACGAAAAATATTGTTCAACTAGTGATGGGATTTAACTGCTATAATGACATAGTGGAAGAAAAACAtagtaaagtatatatatgaattttcaCTTTGattgtgttgtattgttaaCTTAAAGAACATCGTATTGTCTGGCAAAATGGGAGTGGGATGAGTGTCTCACAATGGAATTAAATCAGGAACAAAGTATTGACAGCGATTCAAAATATTACTTGAAGGAAGTTTTAGATTAATGAAAATTAATTCTACATATTCGTAAATACCCAATCATGTAGCTGGGGCgaaaaatgtaacaaatctAAAAATATCAACTTACGATCTTATGAAAATACCTCAACGCGCATTTTTAAAGCTAAGGTTTAAATGTTCGGGGAGAAATGATCATGTTAAAGCTACTATTTAAAAATAAGTATAACCAAAGGGGTAGAAATGTATATTacattattaatttattcaacaagaaaattaaagaTTAGGATATGCACCTAATGTTCGGTAGGGTTTTGTCAAATGTGTGATTGGCAATGTAAATGTGGAGACCCCCACTGGTAATACAGCTCGgaaagtttaaatttgatttaaagaaagaaagaagagaaagttCTGTGGTTTtcacaagaaaagaaagaaacaacaacaacgtatATTATAATGTGTTACGTATGTATACTGCTAATAAATGGAGTCAATATGtgttaataaatatgtatttctGTCCTTAGTTTTGTTTCTggcattttttgttattttgtggcTGACGATAATCTCCGTGCTTTACTGTATGCCTATATAGTGATGGGTCATATACTTCCCATAAGCAATTGAAGTAGTCTTGTGTAATACGTTCAGTGACAGCATAGAGTATCTATATGTGTGGCCGGTGTGATCTGGACGATGATTTCCTCCGCTTCCCGTCACAGTTTTACATAATAATGTAATCTTAATTAGTCAGGattgtatacaattatacaaTGTATTTGAATTTAAAGTTGATAGGTCCTGCTTATGAATTGCGTTGCTCTGATGCTTTAGTGTTAACTTGTATTAGAAAAGACTAAAAGTTGAAGAAACTATAAGCTAACATGAGTGTTTGCGTTAACACATCTGAGATGAAATACTAACTGATTGGATTGATGATTAACATAATCAGTGGcggatgatgggggggggggggggggctgggaggcAATTGTCCTCCGATGTTCCCTTGTTCAACTTTcaacattcaacttttgccaccatggCCTTTttgattttgagctagaagagctcaaaaTTTATCATAGTACTCCCCTTCCCATCTTCAAGCTGTCGCTGCGAAATCTTCTTGTTTCAgccaagattttctaaaataccttaaatcaccttcaaatCATCTAGATCTCTataccatcagtagtttatatCATCCTCTTCATCATCCAAGCATCAACAAGAATGTTGATGACTCAGAAAATGAGAAGCAATCAACACAGTAAGCAAATTTAGGGCtattttccgacaatggttaaccttttgAGGCGGACGTGCACTATTCTAATTGTGATGTGATACCTTCAGTTTACCATGATTTCTTAACATGCAGGGGAACTTACATTGAACACATACATATTTTACAGTAGCTTTGGTATAGTATAGGTATAGCATCGAAACACATAGAATACAATGAGAGGGTAGCGTTCTATCAAAATCTTCAATAAGAAAACTCACTACATATCAAATAGGAAGTACCAAGATGATAATGCCGTATAAAGAACAGGTAAAGGTTTAATGAGTTCCACGAACCAATGTAAACTAAATCGTGTCAATAACGGGACGACCTTCGTCTGTTTTGCTGGTATTGGGTTTCAAGCAGATATACCATTAACCTACTATAGTAAACCTTTGTAATACTAaagttgtgtaaaagtaagttggcctgacgtttcgatctagcacgatcttcttcaaaggctaaatgacaagtaacagtaacagaagggacaaaaacacgcagagaaaatacagtatgtctgttacttttacacattctcctacacaggctttcTAGTGGATAatcagtttgctaacagtttgattttattttaatattaaagttaaaCAAACTGATCTAAAACGGTTATCATGATAAACCAATACTGGacagagaattttttaatttctgaaGAGCAAAAAATTTCTTTGAGGTTTTATCCatatttctacatatatatgtaaaaatttcaacttgtagaataacttttaatttgtaaaaagaagatgttaaaggctgttttttcttttctctgttgatagaaaaaaagaaatatttcaaatgaataaGGGACAAGGAAATTGTAAGGTGACTTTTTATACCCGAATAAAATATCCTGCTTTGTAAAAAGATCTGCTTGTTAAGTAATTCTTTTTAACGTcgagaattaaaaaaagaaaagaaaagataatcCAAAGTCTTGTTTTCAGTTGTAAAAAATGAACATAGAGGTGCTTAGTTCTTTTCCCATCGAGTTTGAAAGTCTATTGGTCGGTAGAATCCTGTGTAAAAACCTAAACTGATAATAACATATCTTCGCTTTATTTACTGACAAACGTGACATCTTAAAAATCCAGTCCCAACA is a genomic window containing:
- the LOC139977796 gene encoding uncharacterized protein isoform X2, which produces MKPFTYSIFNRSIWKSSPTRQPEKTKMEMTLYLALIIISVVPYAISQSLGGVAGATEHHVKGTFKCTRTSQGTSSTTSSSEAAADADVTQITTLAQHDTTKSTERHDSTTKQSVKTAADADMTHITTLAQHDTTKSTERLDSTTEEGVKNQSMYWISNYTSTWSDAVDRCRQLFNNGHLVHIDNEEEYNEVKAIRDQANIGDAFVWIGIHDSEQEGEWKYEDGSPLTYDNWRDGEPNNYNNEEDCVEMGYGLYNDRDCMAILYFCCEYYLEDIIN
- the LOC139977796 gene encoding uncharacterized protein isoform X5 codes for the protein MKPFTYSIFNRSIWKSSPTRQPEKTKMEMTLYLALIIISVVPYAISQSLGGVAGATEHHVKGTFKCTRTSQGTSSTTSSSEAAADADVTQITTLAQHDTTKSTERHDSTTKQSVKTADADMTHITTLAQHDTTKSTERLDSTTEEGVKNQSMYWISNYTSTWSDAVDRCRQLFNNGHLVHIDNEEEYNEVKAIRDQANIGDAFVWIGIHDSEQEGEWKYEDGSPLTYDNWRDGEPNNYNNEEDCVEMGYGLYNDRDCMAILYFCCEYYLEDIIN
- the LOC139977796 gene encoding uncharacterized protein isoform X6 encodes the protein MKPFTYSIFNRSIWKSSPTRQPEKTKMEMTLYLALIIISVVPYAISQSLGGVAGATEHHVKGTFKCTRTSQGTSSTTSSSEAADADVTQITTLAQHDTTKSTERHDSTTKQSVKTADADMTHITTLAQHDTTKSTERLDSTTEEGVKNQSMYWISNYTSTWSDAVDRCRQLFNNGHLVHIDNEEEYNEVKAIRDQANIGDAFVWIGIHDSEQEGEWKYEDGSPLTYDNWRDGEPNNYNNEEDCVEMGYGLYNDRDCMAILYFCCEYYLEDIIN
- the LOC139977796 gene encoding uncharacterized protein isoform X3 is translated as MKPFTYSIFNRSIWKSSPTRQPEKTKMEMTLYLALIIISVVPYAISQSLGGVAGATEHHVKGTFKCTRTSQGTSSTTSSSEAADADVTQITTLAQHDTTKSTERHDSTTKQSVKTAAADADMTHITTLAQHDTTKSTERLDSTTEEGVKNQSMYWISNYTSTWSDAVDRCRQLFNNGHLVHIDNEEEYNEVKAIRDQANIGDAFVWIGIHDSEQEGEWKYEDGSPLTYDNWRDGEPNNYNNEEDCVEMGYGLYNDRDCMAILYFCCEYYLEDIIN
- the LOC139977796 gene encoding uncharacterized protein isoform X4, encoding MKPFTYSIFNRSIWKSSPTRQPEKTKMEMTLYLALIIISVVPYAISQSLGGVAGATEHHVKGTFKCTRTSQGTSSTTSSSEAADADVTQITTLAQHDTTKSTERHDSTTKQSVKTAADADMTHITTLAQHDTTKSTERLDSTTEEGVKNQSMYWISNYTSTWSDAVDRCRQLFNNGHLVHIDNEEEYNEVKAIRDQANIGDAFVWIGIHDSEQEGEWKYEDGSPLTYDNWRDGEPNNYNNEEDCVEMGYGLYNDRDCMAILYFCCEYYLEDIIN
- the LOC139977796 gene encoding uncharacterized protein isoform X1; protein product: MKPFTYSIFNRSIWKSSPTRQPEKTKMEMTLYLALIIISVVPYAISQSLGGVAGATEHHVKGTFKCTRTSQGTSSTTSSSEAAADADVTQITTLAQHDTTKSTERHDSTTKQSVKTAAADADMTHITTLAQHDTTKSTERLDSTTEEGVKNQSMYWISNYTSTWSDAVDRCRQLFNNGHLVHIDNEEEYNEVKAIRDQANIGDAFVWIGIHDSEQEGEWKYEDGSPLTYDNWRDGEPNNYNNEEDCVEMGYGLYNDRDCMAILYFCCEYYLEDIIN